Proteins from a single region of Patulibacter sp. SYSU D01012:
- the arcC gene encoding carbamate kinase, which translates to MSENGSAPLVVAALGGNALLRRGEPATAANQLSAAQEAAAILGPVSARSRLVVTHGNGPQVGLLALKEDAYGDQGEPYPLDVLDAESEGQIGYVVELALDNAIEDRDTVTVITRTLVDADDPAFDRPTKFIGPVYSEERARALAAERGWSIAPDGKWWRRVVASPDPKRIVQLPAIRRLVDGDFIVVCAGGGGVPVVEDEHGERGVEAVIDKDLASALLAADLDADVLVLATDVDAVYLDWGTPDERAVATATPTWLREQGFPGGSMGPKVEAVARFVAATGRRAAIGRLEDLAELVDGTAGTQIHPDGAEVTFRAPAAATAAG; encoded by the coding sequence ATGTCTGAGAACGGGTCTGCACCCCTCGTCGTCGCAGCCCTCGGCGGGAACGCGCTCCTGCGGCGCGGCGAGCCCGCCACGGCTGCCAACCAGCTCTCCGCCGCCCAGGAGGCGGCCGCCATCCTCGGGCCCGTGAGCGCCCGATCGCGCCTCGTCGTGACGCACGGCAACGGCCCGCAGGTGGGCCTGCTCGCCCTGAAGGAGGACGCCTACGGCGACCAGGGCGAGCCGTACCCGCTCGACGTCCTGGACGCCGAGAGCGAGGGACAGATCGGCTACGTCGTCGAGCTCGCCCTCGACAACGCGATCGAGGACCGCGACACCGTCACGGTCATCACCCGCACGCTCGTCGACGCCGACGACCCGGCGTTCGACCGCCCGACGAAGTTCATCGGCCCGGTCTACTCCGAGGAGCGCGCCCGCGCCCTGGCGGCCGAGCGCGGCTGGAGCATCGCGCCGGACGGCAAGTGGTGGCGACGGGTCGTGGCGTCGCCCGACCCCAAGCGCATCGTCCAGCTGCCGGCGATCCGGCGCCTCGTGGACGGCGACTTCATCGTCGTCTGCGCGGGTGGCGGCGGCGTGCCGGTCGTCGAGGACGAGCACGGCGAGCGCGGCGTCGAGGCGGTCATCGACAAGGACCTGGCGTCGGCCCTGCTGGCCGCCGACCTGGACGCCGACGTCCTGGTGCTGGCGACCGACGTGGACGCGGTGTACCTGGACTGGGGCACCCCCGACGAGCGCGCGGTCGCGACCGCCACGCCGACGTGGCTGCGCGAGCAGGGCTTCCCCGGCGGGTCGATGGGCCCGAAGGTCGAGGCCGTCGCGCGGTTCGTCGCCGCGACGGGCCGCCGGGCGGCCATCGGCCGGCTGGAGGACCTCGCCGAGCTCGTCGACGGGACCGCCGGCACGCAGATCCATCCCGACGGCGCCGAGGTCACGTTCCGCGCGCCGGCCGCGGCGACCGCCGCCGGGTAG
- a CDS encoding iron-siderophore ABC transporter substrate-binding protein — MRIWSLCAVLASAVVLAACGGSDDDASSAGTTTAAAGAFPVTITDAYGTAKIERPPTRVAAIGFNEQDFVLALGVKPVAIRESLGAFDYLHRKWAPGANDPKPALVGSSEVSLEKVAAARPDLILGVYSFVDETTYGKLAKIAPTVVQPKDAPPGGAPWDQQMLLTGRALGREAQAKRIVADVNARFATARKEHPEFAGKELTVAFESGKSVFSLADDDLRQRFFTDLGFETPKDAGQESISSERLDVLDHDVLVLITDGTRKLSEDELFRRLKVAKEGRVIQVTADSDFAGALGYNSPLSRPFLLDQVVPQLAAAVDGDPATKVPVAQ, encoded by the coding sequence ATGCGAATCTGGTCCCTGTGCGCGGTCCTCGCCTCGGCCGTGGTCCTCGCCGCGTGCGGCGGGTCCGACGACGACGCCTCCTCCGCGGGCACCACGACGGCCGCCGCCGGGGCCTTCCCCGTCACCATCACCGACGCCTACGGCACCGCGAAGATCGAGCGGCCGCCGACGCGCGTGGCGGCGATCGGCTTCAACGAGCAGGACTTCGTCCTGGCGCTCGGCGTCAAGCCGGTGGCGATCCGCGAGTCGCTCGGCGCGTTCGACTACCTGCACCGGAAGTGGGCGCCTGGGGCGAACGACCCGAAGCCGGCGCTCGTCGGCAGCTCGGAGGTGTCGCTCGAGAAGGTCGCGGCGGCCCGGCCCGACCTGATCCTGGGCGTCTACTCGTTCGTCGACGAGACGACGTACGGCAAGCTCGCCAAGATCGCGCCGACGGTCGTGCAGCCGAAGGACGCGCCCCCCGGCGGCGCGCCGTGGGACCAGCAGATGCTGCTGACCGGCCGCGCGCTCGGCCGCGAGGCCCAGGCGAAGAGGATCGTGGCGGACGTGAACGCCCGGTTCGCGACGGCCCGCAAGGAGCACCCGGAGTTCGCCGGCAAGGAGCTGACCGTCGCCTTCGAGAGCGGCAAGAGCGTCTTCTCGCTCGCCGACGACGACCTGCGCCAGCGGTTCTTCACCGACCTGGGCTTCGAGACGCCGAAGGACGCGGGGCAGGAGAGCATCAGCAGCGAGCGCCTGGACGTGCTGGACCACGACGTCCTCGTGCTCATCACGGACGGCACCCGCAAGCTCTCCGAGGACGAGCTGTTCCGGCGCCTGAAGGTCGCGAAGGAGGGCCGCGTCATCCAGGTGACCGCCGACAGCGACTTCGCCGGCGCGCTCGGCTACAACAGCCCGCTCAGCCGGCCGTTCCTGCTCGACCAGGTGGTCCCGCAGCTCGCGGCCGCGGTCGACGGCGACCCGGCGACGAAGGTCCCCGTGGCGCAGTAG
- the polX gene encoding DNA polymerase/3'-5' exonuclease PolX yields MADDAPAPKDPSNPAIAELFEELADRYELDGAVVHRVLAYRNAAKAVRDAPRSVAGMTRAGTVTTLPGIGKTLEEKLVALIETGEIPALEKLRAKYPAGLLVLTRLPGLGPKRARKLHDALGVDGPAALRAAIEQHRVADLQGFGAKTEAKLLALLDAAGDDVDAPKRELLSRALPVAETLVTELREKGKAAGVHRVEVAGSARRQADSVHDLDIIATADDAAGLVRVFADSDLVAEVASSGPNGAHGVLHSGMAVDLRVVAPDQFGNLLQHFTGSKAHNVAIREAAVKRGLHVSEYGILDDETGRTERFATEEEVYARLGLPWIPPELREDRGELALDAVPRLIEPDDLRGDLHMHTTHSDGRKTVRDMALAARELGHEYIAITDHSASHGFGDDVQPDELREIIAEVRAVDEELDGITVLAGSEVNIGLDGSLDYADDLLAELDWVVASVHTAFGHDPTARIVAACEHPLVDVIAHPTGRLIERRTPYDLDVDAMIDAARRTGTFLEINASPARRDLHDVHARAARDAGVLLTIDSDAHGPDTLPNLRWGVATARRAWLTADDVANTRPWEELRRLRKRGR; encoded by the coding sequence ATGGCCGACGACGCCCCCGCGCCCAAGGACCCGTCGAACCCCGCGATCGCCGAGCTCTTCGAGGAGCTGGCCGACCGCTACGAGCTCGACGGCGCCGTCGTCCACCGCGTGCTCGCCTACCGCAACGCCGCGAAGGCCGTGCGGGACGCGCCGCGCTCGGTCGCCGGCATGACCCGCGCCGGCACCGTCACGACGCTCCCGGGCATCGGCAAGACGCTCGAGGAGAAGCTCGTCGCGCTGATCGAGACGGGCGAGATCCCGGCGCTCGAGAAGCTGCGCGCGAAGTACCCCGCCGGCCTGCTCGTCCTGACCCGCCTGCCGGGGCTGGGGCCCAAGCGGGCCCGGAAGCTGCACGACGCCCTCGGCGTCGACGGCCCCGCCGCCCTGCGCGCCGCGATCGAGCAGCACCGCGTCGCCGACCTGCAGGGGTTCGGCGCGAAGACCGAGGCGAAGCTGCTGGCCCTGCTGGATGCCGCGGGCGACGACGTCGACGCCCCGAAGCGCGAGCTGCTCTCGCGCGCCCTGCCCGTGGCGGAGACGCTGGTCACGGAGCTGCGCGAGAAGGGCAAGGCCGCCGGGGTGCACCGCGTCGAGGTCGCCGGCTCGGCGCGCCGGCAGGCCGACTCCGTCCACGACCTCGACATCATCGCCACCGCCGACGACGCCGCCGGGCTGGTGCGCGTCTTCGCCGACTCCGACCTGGTGGCCGAGGTCGCCTCGTCCGGCCCCAACGGCGCGCACGGCGTGCTGCACTCCGGCATGGCCGTCGACCTGCGGGTCGTCGCCCCCGACCAGTTTGGCAACCTGCTGCAGCACTTCACGGGCAGCAAGGCGCACAACGTCGCCATCCGCGAGGCGGCGGTCAAGCGCGGCCTGCACGTCTCCGAGTACGGGATCCTCGACGACGAGACGGGCCGCACGGAGCGCTTCGCGACCGAGGAGGAGGTCTACGCGCGCCTGGGCCTGCCGTGGATCCCGCCGGAGCTGCGCGAGGACCGCGGCGAGCTGGCGCTGGACGCGGTGCCGCGGCTGATCGAGCCGGACGACCTGCGCGGCGACCTGCACATGCACACGACGCACAGCGACGGCCGCAAGACCGTGCGCGACATGGCGCTCGCCGCCCGCGAGCTGGGGCACGAGTACATCGCGATCACCGACCACTCCGCGTCGCACGGGTTCGGCGACGACGTCCAGCCCGACGAGCTGCGCGAGATCATCGCCGAGGTCCGCGCCGTGGACGAGGAGCTCGACGGCATCACCGTGCTGGCCGGGTCCGAGGTGAACATCGGCCTGGACGGGAGCCTGGACTACGCCGACGACCTGCTGGCCGAGCTGGACTGGGTGGTGGCGTCCGTCCACACCGCGTTCGGCCACGACCCGACGGCGCGCATCGTCGCGGCCTGCGAGCACCCGCTCGTCGACGTCATCGCCCACCCGACCGGCCGCCTGATCGAGCGCCGGACGCCGTACGACCTGGACGTCGACGCCATGATCGACGCCGCCCGGCGCACGGGCACCTTCCTCGAGATCAACGCCTCGCCGGCCCGCCGCGACCTGCACGACGTGCACGCGCGGGCGGCGCGCGACGCGGGCGTGCTGCTGACGATCGACTCCGACGCGCACGGCCCCGACACGCTGCCGAACCTGCGCTGGGGCGTCGCGACCGCGCGGCGCGCGTGGCTGACGGCGGACGACGTGGCGAACACCCGGCCGTGGGAGGAGCTGCGCCGGCTGCGCAAGCGCGGACGGTGA
- a CDS encoding Na-translocating system protein MpsC family protein, translating to MDESVEITGDAPERREPSATARIANAVASAYKTHYGKGPESLKVHYTGDAVFVLLRGGFSVVEGSLWAKGQGTAVRDQRRAFGDMIAPLLSEAVGEVVDRGVVAVLSDTSQDPDLTGIILVLSDAPADPA from the coding sequence GTGGACGAGTCCGTCGAGATCACCGGGGACGCGCCGGAGCGGCGGGAGCCGTCCGCCACCGCGCGCATCGCCAACGCCGTCGCCTCGGCGTACAAGACGCACTACGGCAAGGGGCCGGAGTCGCTCAAGGTGCACTACACCGGCGACGCCGTCTTCGTGCTCCTGCGCGGCGGGTTCTCCGTCGTCGAGGGCAGCCTGTGGGCGAAGGGGCAGGGCACCGCCGTCCGGGACCAGCGCCGCGCGTTCGGCGACATGATCGCCCCGCTGCTGAGCGAGGCCGTCGGCGAGGTCGTGGACCGGGGCGTGGTCGCCGTGCTCAGCGACACGAGCCAGGACCCGGACCTGACCGGGATCATCCTGGTCCTGTCGGACGCGCCGGCCGACCCGGCGTAG
- a CDS encoding CsbD family protein: MTASDDDRTTGGLAGKLIGKAKQAAGGLTGNEQLEREGRLQETAADQARDAAEEQAAARQREQEAQTEQERIALERRRAELQAEETAEAREQRIAAEEAEQKRRAEEREAARREAADRVAQQGGRQAAAADQAAVRERTDGLSDAQRLEEEARLAEARANALDPEDDR, translated from the coding sequence ATGACCGCATCGGACGACGACCGCACCACGGGCGGGCTCGCCGGGAAGCTGATCGGCAAGGCCAAGCAGGCCGCCGGTGGCCTGACCGGCAACGAGCAGCTCGAACGCGAGGGACGCCTGCAGGAGACCGCCGCCGACCAGGCGCGCGACGCCGCCGAGGAGCAGGCGGCCGCCCGCCAGCGCGAGCAGGAGGCGCAGACGGAGCAGGAGCGCATCGCGCTGGAGCGCCGCCGCGCCGAGCTGCAGGCGGAGGAGACCGCCGAGGCGCGCGAGCAGCGCATCGCGGCCGAGGAGGCCGAGCAGAAGCGCCGCGCCGAGGAGCGCGAGGCCGCCCGCCGCGAGGCCGCCGACCGCGTGGCCCAGCAGGGCGGCCGACAGGCCGCCGCCGCCGACCAGGCCGCGGTGCGGGAGCGCACCGACGGCCTGAGCGACGCGCAGCGGCTGGAGGAGGAGGCGCGCCTCGCCGAGGCGCGCGCGAACGCGCTGGACCCGGAGGACGACCGATGA
- a CDS encoding long-chain fatty acid--CoA ligase encodes MSSQATPYVAGPPTPADRPPTIVAAFARAVQARGDAPFLLDEAGQTVHSWSGAHERTARLAGALHGLGVRHGDTVGLLLHNRPEFHVLDLAAVRLGAVPVSLYQTLPPEQIAYVIQDAGLRLVMTEQALLPGLLRAAEGLADPPRIVVVDGEAPAGGMTLDALEASAPEGFDVAPHEDAVTEDDLITLIYTSGTTGPPKGVELTHRAIVAAMSGIVQELGLEPGGRVISWLPTAHIAERGANLYIPLLQQLEIAALPDPKRIAQALPVLRPTYFFAVPRVWEKFVAGIEAKLGALPDEARGMAQAAMGAAVRAVRLRQAGDPVPDELAAAVAQAEERLFAPMRAALGLDRAQALGVGAAPVPLETLETLHAIGLEVGEIWGMTEACACGAMNRPGRAKLGTVGPPLPGVELRLAEDGEVELRGSMLMERYRNRPDATAEVLRDDGWYATGDVGTFDDDGFLRIVDRKKELIINAAGKNMSPANIEATLKAAHGLIGQVCVFGDRRPYNVALVVLDPDVAPVWAAAHGIAATDPAALAEEPAVREAVAAAIEEANARLSRVEQVKRFELLRHDWLPGGDELTPTMKLKRKPIAAKYAATVDALYAG; translated from the coding sequence GTGAGCAGTCAGGCCACCCCGTACGTCGCCGGCCCGCCGACGCCGGCGGACCGCCCGCCGACGATCGTCGCCGCGTTCGCCCGCGCGGTGCAGGCCCGGGGCGACGCGCCGTTCCTGCTCGACGAGGCGGGGCAGACGGTGCACAGCTGGAGCGGGGCCCACGAGCGCACCGCCCGCCTGGCCGGCGCGCTCCACGGGCTCGGCGTCCGCCACGGCGACACCGTCGGGCTGCTGCTGCACAACCGGCCCGAGTTCCACGTGCTCGACCTGGCGGCGGTCCGCCTGGGCGCCGTGCCCGTCTCGCTCTACCAGACGCTGCCGCCCGAGCAGATCGCGTACGTGATCCAGGACGCGGGCCTGCGGCTCGTCATGACGGAGCAGGCGCTGCTGCCCGGCCTGCTGCGGGCGGCGGAGGGGCTGGCCGACCCGCCGCGGATCGTCGTCGTCGACGGCGAGGCGCCCGCGGGCGGCATGACGCTGGACGCGCTCGAGGCGTCCGCGCCGGAGGGCTTCGACGTCGCGCCGCACGAGGACGCGGTGACCGAGGACGACCTGATCACCCTGATCTACACGTCCGGCACCACGGGGCCGCCGAAGGGCGTCGAGCTGACCCACCGGGCGATCGTGGCGGCGATGAGCGGCATCGTGCAGGAGCTGGGCCTGGAGCCGGGCGGCCGCGTGATCTCGTGGCTGCCGACCGCGCACATCGCCGAGCGCGGGGCCAACCTGTACATCCCGCTCCTGCAGCAGCTCGAGATCGCGGCCCTGCCGGATCCCAAGCGGATCGCGCAGGCGCTGCCCGTGCTGCGGCCGACGTACTTCTTCGCGGTGCCGCGGGTGTGGGAGAAGTTCGTCGCGGGCATCGAGGCGAAGCTCGGCGCGCTGCCGGACGAGGCGCGGGGGATGGCGCAGGCGGCGATGGGCGCGGCCGTGCGCGCGGTGCGGCTGCGGCAGGCCGGCGACCCGGTGCCCGACGAGCTCGCGGCCGCGGTCGCGCAGGCCGAGGAGCGGCTGTTCGCGCCGATGCGCGCGGCGCTCGGCCTGGACCGGGCGCAGGCCCTCGGCGTGGGTGCGGCCCCCGTCCCGCTCGAGACCCTGGAGACGCTGCACGCCATCGGCCTGGAGGTCGGCGAGATCTGGGGCATGACCGAGGCGTGCGCGTGCGGCGCGATGAACCGCCCGGGCCGCGCGAAGCTCGGCACCGTCGGTCCGCCGCTGCCGGGCGTCGAGCTGCGGCTGGCCGAGGACGGCGAGGTCGAGCTGCGCGGCTCGATGCTGATGGAGCGCTACCGCAACCGGCCGGACGCGACGGCCGAGGTGCTGCGCGACGACGGGTGGTACGCCACGGGCGACGTCGGCACGTTCGACGACGACGGGTTCCTGCGGATCGTGGACCGCAAGAAGGAGCTGATCATCAACGCGGCGGGCAAGAACATGTCGCCGGCGAACATCGAGGCGACGCTGAAGGCCGCGCACGGCCTGATCGGCCAGGTCTGCGTCTTCGGCGACCGGCGCCCCTACAACGTCGCGCTCGTCGTCCTCGACCCCGACGTGGCCCCGGTCTGGGCGGCGGCGCACGGGATCGCGGCGACCGACCCCGCGGCGCTCGCGGAGGAGCCCGCGGTGCGCGAGGCCGTCGCGGCGGCGATCGAGGAGGCGAACGCGCGCCTGTCCCGCGTCGAGCAGGTCAAGCGCTTCGAGCTGTTGCGCCACGACTGGCTGCCGGGCGGCGACGAGCTGACGCCGACGATGAAGCTGAAGCGGAAGCCGATCGCCGCGAAGTACGCGGCGACCGTCGACGCGCTCTACGCCGGCTGA